A single window of Sulfitobacter sp. JL08 DNA harbors:
- the hemN gene encoding oxygen-independent coproporphyrinogen III oxidase: METKTQLAKLGLFDAKVPRYTSYPTAPHFSTEVGADHFSSWIRAISPGASVSLYIHVPFCRRLCWFCACRTQGTQSDRPVMAYLDTLKSELALLKRELPQGVTLNRLHWGGGTPTLLSPSMMQDLAGTIFDVAPLGESAEFSVEIDPNEIDEARLDVLAASGMNRASIGVQDFDEEIQQTIGRIQGYDVTRDAANMIRERGVASLNADILFGLPHQSQERMTTSVQKLLSLNPDRVALYGYAHVPWMARRQSMIPSEALPTPAERLDLFETARRLFLWDNYEEIGIDHFATQSDGLSFAKKAGTLRRNFQGYTDDTSDVLIGVGASSISKFPQGYAQNAPATSAHTGAIRDGRFSTARGHVFSEDDRLRARMIEALMCDFRVDLADITNRFGVAQTQVMQMLDGIATQFPDMVNVDETGLFVPPKARALTRMMARSLDAYDLSKAGHSSAI; the protein is encoded by the coding sequence ATGGAAACAAAAACACAATTGGCCAAGCTGGGTCTTTTTGACGCGAAAGTGCCACGCTATACCAGCTATCCGACAGCACCCCATTTTAGCACCGAAGTGGGGGCTGATCATTTCAGCAGCTGGATCCGCGCCATTTCGCCCGGGGCCTCCGTATCGCTATACATCCACGTGCCGTTTTGCCGCCGTCTTTGCTGGTTTTGCGCCTGCCGCACCCAGGGCACACAAAGCGACAGACCGGTGATGGCCTATCTGGACACGCTGAAATCGGAACTTGCCCTGCTGAAACGTGAATTGCCGCAGGGTGTAACGCTGAACCGTCTGCACTGGGGCGGGGGCACACCCACCTTGCTGTCGCCTTCCATGATGCAGGATCTGGCCGGTACGATTTTCGATGTCGCCCCGCTGGGGGAAAGTGCCGAATTCTCGGTTGAAATCGATCCCAACGAAATCGACGAAGCGCGGCTTGATGTGTTGGCCGCGTCGGGCATGAACCGCGCCTCGATCGGGGTGCAGGATTTCGACGAGGAAATCCAGCAGACGATCGGGCGCATTCAGGGCTATGACGTGACCCGCGATGCCGCGAACATGATCCGCGAACGCGGCGTGGCCAGCCTGAACGCGGATATCCTGTTCGGCCTGCCGCACCAGAGCCAGGAACGCATGACAACTTCGGTTCAGAAACTTCTGTCGCTCAATCCCGACCGGGTCGCACTTTATGGCTATGCTCATGTGCCGTGGATGGCGCGCCGCCAGTCGATGATCCCATCCGAGGCCCTGCCCACCCCCGCCGAACGGCTCGACCTGTTCGAAACCGCACGCCGCCTGTTCCTGTGGGACAATTACGAAGAAATCGGCATTGATCACTTCGCCACACAATCAGACGGGCTCAGCTTTGCGAAAAAGGCCGGCACCTTGCGGCGCAACTTTCAGGGCTACACCGATGACACCTCAGACGTTCTGATCGGCGTCGGCGCATCCTCGATCTCGAAATTTCCGCAAGGGTATGCCCAGAACGCGCCCGCGACCTCGGCCCATACCGGCGCGATTCGAGACGGGCGGTTTTCCACCGCACGCGGCCATGTGTTCAGCGAAGACGACAGATTGCGCGCGCGCATGATCGAGGCATTGATGTGCGATTTCCGCGTTGATCTGGCCGATATCACCAACCGGTTCGGTGTTGCCCAGACCCAGGTGATGCAGATGCTGGACGGTATTGCCACGCAGTTTCCCGATATGGTCAACGTCGATGAAACCGGCCTGTTTGTGCCACCGAAAGCGCGCGCGCTGACGCGGATGATGGCACGCAGTCTGGATGCCTATGATCTCAGCAAGGCAGGGCACAGTTCGGCCATCTGA
- the fnrL gene encoding transcriptional regulator FnrL, with protein MPQLKTTQLNELPQECSGCPIRHRAVCARCESDELERLEGMKYYRSYEAGQTIIWAGDRMEFVASVVSGIATLTQTMEDGRTQMVGLLLPSDFVGRPGREGSAYNVIATTDLVMCCFRKKPFEDMIQTTPHIAHRLLEMTLDELDAAREWMLVLGRKTAREKIASLLSIIARRDATLKLVGTDGPLVFDLPLTREAMADYLGLTLETVSRQMSALKKEGVILLEGKRHVTVPDMSRLMDEAGDDSDGGMLA; from the coding sequence ATGCCCCAGCTGAAGACAACGCAGTTGAATGAATTGCCGCAGGAATGCAGCGGCTGCCCGATCCGGCATCGGGCTGTCTGCGCGCGGTGCGAATCCGACGAACTGGAACGTCTGGAAGGCATGAAATATTACCGGTCATACGAGGCCGGACAAACCATTATCTGGGCCGGCGACCGTATGGAATTCGTTGCGTCGGTTGTCAGCGGCATCGCGACGCTGACCCAGACCATGGAAGACGGCCGCACCCAGATGGTGGGCCTGTTGCTGCCGTCTGATTTTGTCGGGCGTCCGGGGCGTGAGGGATCCGCCTATAATGTGATTGCGACAACCGATCTGGTGATGTGCTGTTTCCGCAAGAAACCGTTCGAGGACATGATCCAGACCACGCCGCATATCGCACATCGTTTGCTGGAAATGACGCTGGATGAACTGGATGCAGCCCGCGAATGGATGCTGGTGCTGGGGCGCAAGACCGCGCGCGAAAAGATCGCCAGCCTGCTGAGCATCATTGCCCGCCGTGACGCCACACTGAAACTAGTCGGGACCGATGGTCCTTTGGTGTTCGACCTGCCGCTGACCCGCGAGGCGATGGCCGATTATCTGGGTCTGACGCTGGAAACGGTCAGCCGCCAGATGTCGGCACTGAAAAAAGAAGGCGTGATCCTTCTGGAAGGCAAGCGCCATGTCACCGTGCCGGATATGTCGCGTCTGATGGACGAGGCCGGGGATGACAGCGATGGCGGTATGCTGGCCTGA
- a CDS encoding universal stress protein: MSYKSLLTVLTDTQLLNEPLDQAIALAGTEDAHIDVVSLGVDRSQVGYYYAGANAMILQETITRAQNEAEELDALARKKLKQADVRWASDTAVAALADLGRHVALPARFSDLVILPQPYGNDQGPEVEAVVEAALFEGRAPVLVVPMDKAPFTTPKRIVVGWNQSAEALVAIRAALPLLKAADAVHIVVIDPPAHGQDRSDPGGPLSQMLSRHGVHCEIDVLSKTMPRVSDILNRHVTDVDADMVVMGAYGHSRLREAILGGATRYMLEQAKVPVFMAH; this comes from the coding sequence ATGAGCTACAAATCGCTTTTGACCGTACTGACGGATACGCAGCTTTTGAACGAACCGCTGGATCAGGCCATTGCGCTTGCCGGTACAGAAGACGCCCATATCGATGTCGTGTCGCTGGGCGTGGATCGCAGCCAGGTCGGGTATTATTATGCCGGCGCCAATGCGATGATCCTGCAGGAAACCATTACCCGCGCCCAGAACGAAGCAGAAGAACTGGATGCGCTGGCCCGCAAAAAGCTGAAACAGGCCGATGTGCGCTGGGCCAGCGATACGGCTGTGGCCGCGTTGGCCGATCTGGGCCGCCATGTGGCATTGCCCGCACGGTTTTCCGATCTGGTGATCCTGCCACAGCCCTATGGCAACGATCAGGGCCCCGAGGTTGAAGCCGTGGTCGAGGCTGCGTTGTTCGAAGGTCGCGCCCCGGTTCTTGTTGTACCGATGGACAAAGCGCCGTTCACAACGCCCAAACGCATCGTGGTCGGCTGGAACCAAAGCGCCGAAGCCCTTGTGGCCATCCGCGCGGCCCTGCCATTGCTCAAGGCGGCGGATGCCGTCCATATCGTGGTGATCGATCCCCCCGCCCACGGGCAGGACCGGTCCGATCCCGGCGGCCCGCTGTCACAGATGCTGTCGCGTCATGGCGTTCATTGTGAGATTGACGTGCTGAGCAAGACCATGCCGCGGGTATCGGACATTCTGAACCGGCATGTCACCGATGTGGACGCCGATATGGTGGTGATGGGCGCTTATGGCCATTCCCGCCTGCGAGAAGCGATCCTTGGTGGTGCCACCCGCTATATGCTGGAACAGGCCAAGGTGCCGGTATTCATGGCCCATTGA
- the ccoN gene encoding cytochrome-c oxidase, cbb3-type subunit I: protein MSNYIKLVALGLVTLFAMIATNYARDVAYQVHAVIIMLVAGGLFLHTLRQTGEAMVPAPANEYMDGVVRAGVIATALWGVVGFLVGVVIAFQLAFPALNLDVLQGYGNFGRLRPLHTSAVIFAFGGNALIATSFFVVQRTSAARLWGGNLAWFVFWGYQLFIVLAATGYLLGGTQSKEYAEPEWYVDLWLTIVWVAYLGVFLGTLVKRKEPHIYVANWFYLAFIVTVAMLHVVNNISIPVSIWGSKSVQVFSGVQDAMVQWWYGHNAVGFFLTAGFLGMMYYFVPKQAERPVFSYKLSIIHFWALIFLYIWAGPHHLHYTALPDWASTLGMVFSIVLWMPSWGGMINGLMTLSGAWDKLRTDPVIRMMVISIGFYGMSTFEGPMMSIRAVNSLSHYTDWTIGHVHSGALGWNGMITFGALYYLVPVLWKRERLYSLSLVSWHFWLATIGIVLYAASMWVTGIMEGLMWREVDANGFLVNSFADTVAAKFPMYVVRGLGGVMFLGGALIMCYNLWMTVKGSPAKEASLSTAVPAE, encoded by the coding sequence ATGTCGAATTATATCAAGCTTGTAGCGCTTGGTCTGGTCACGCTGTTTGCGATGATCGCGACCAATTATGCGCGCGATGTGGCGTACCAGGTGCACGCCGTTATCATCATGTTGGTGGCAGGCGGTCTGTTTTTGCACACGTTGCGCCAAACCGGCGAAGCGATGGTGCCTGCACCGGCCAACGAATACATGGACGGTGTTGTAAGGGCGGGGGTTATTGCCACGGCACTATGGGGGGTCGTCGGCTTCCTGGTTGGTGTTGTCATTGCCTTTCAGCTAGCCTTTCCGGCGCTTAATCTGGACGTGCTGCAAGGCTATGGCAACTTTGGTCGCCTGCGGCCGCTGCACACGTCAGCGGTTATCTTTGCGTTTGGCGGCAACGCCCTGATCGCAACGTCATTCTTTGTTGTGCAGCGCACCAGCGCGGCGCGGCTTTGGGGCGGCAATCTGGCGTGGTTCGTGTTCTGGGGCTACCAGCTGTTTATCGTGCTGGCCGCAACCGGTTATTTGCTGGGCGGAACCCAATCCAAGGAATATGCAGAGCCTGAATGGTATGTCGATCTGTGGCTGACCATCGTCTGGGTGGCCTATCTGGGCGTGTTCCTGGGCACCCTGGTCAAACGGAAAGAGCCACATATCTACGTGGCCAACTGGTTCTACCTTGCGTTTATCGTAACGGTGGCGATGCTGCATGTTGTCAACAACATCAGCATTCCGGTGTCGATCTGGGGCTCCAAATCGGTACAGGTGTTCAGCGGCGTGCAGGATGCGATGGTGCAGTGGTGGTATGGCCACAACGCCGTGGGCTTTTTCCTGACAGCCGGCTTTTTGGGTATGATGTACTATTTCGTTCCGAAACAGGCCGAACGCCCGGTGTTCAGTTATAAACTGTCGATCATCCACTTCTGGGCGCTGATCTTCCTTTATATCTGGGCCGGTCCGCACCACCTGCACTACACCGCGTTGCCGGATTGGGCCTCGACCCTTGGTATGGTGTTCTCGATCGTGCTGTGGATGCCCAGCTGGGGTGGTATGATCAACGGCCTGATGACGCTGTCCGGCGCATGGGACAAGCTGCGCACCGATCCGGTGATCCGCATGATGGTGATCTCGATCGGGTTCTACGGCATGTCGACCTTTGAAGGTCCGATGATGTCGATCCGTGCGGTCAACAGCCTGAGCCACTATACAGACTGGACCATCGGTCACGTGCATTCCGGCGCTTTGGGCTGGAACGGTATGATCACCTTTGGCGCGCTGTACTATCTGGTGCCGGTGCTTTGGAAACGCGAGCGTCTCTATTCGCTGTCTCTGGTCAGCTGGCACTTCTGGCTCGCTACAATCGGTATCGTTCTTTACGCGGCGTCGATGTGGGTGACAGGTATCATGGAAGGCCTGATGTGGCGTGAAGTGGATGCCAACGGATTCCTCGTGAACTCGTTCGCCGATACCGTGGCTGCGAAATTCCCGATGTATGTGGTGCGCGGTCTTGGCGGGGTCATGTTCCTCGGTGGGGCGCTGATCATGTGCTATAACTTGTGGATGACTGTGAAAGGCAGCCCGGCCAAAGAGGCCAGCCTGTCCACAGCCGTTCCGGCCGAATAA
- the ccoO gene encoding cytochrome-c oxidase, cbb3-type subunit II — MAILDKHKILETNATLLLIFSFLVVTIGGIVQIAPLFWLENTIEEVEGMRPYTPLELTGRDIYIREGCYVCHSQMIRPMRDEVERYGHYSLAAESMYDHPFQWGSKRTGPDLARVGGRYSDDWHVDHLRDPQSVVPESVMPKYGFLERKMIEPEYVAELMSTHALVGVPYTDEMIENAAADFEAQADPDSDYDGLQERYANAQVRNFDGSAGISEADALIAYLQMLGTLVDFSTFTPEASR, encoded by the coding sequence ATGGCAATTCTCGACAAACATAAAATCCTCGAGACCAACGCGACCCTGTTGCTGATCTTCAGCTTTCTGGTCGTGACCATCGGGGGGATCGTACAGATCGCCCCACTGTTCTGGCTGGAAAACACCATCGAGGAAGTAGAGGGCATGCGCCCCTACACCCCGCTGGAGCTGACCGGTCGCGACATCTATATCCGTGAAGGGTGCTATGTGTGCCACAGCCAGATGATCCGTCCCATGCGGGACGAGGTTGAACGCTATGGTCACTATTCACTGGCGGCGGAATCCATGTACGACCACCCGTTCCAGTGGGGTTCCAAACGGACCGGGCCGGATCTGGCGCGGGTTGGCGGACGTTATTCGGATGACTGGCACGTGGATCACCTGCGTGACCCGCAATCGGTGGTGCCGGAATCCGTGATGCCGAAATACGGCTTCCTCGAGCGCAAGATGATCGAGCCGGAATATGTGGCGGAATTGATGTCGACCCATGCGCTGGTCGGTGTGCCCTATACTGACGAGATGATCGAAAACGCTGCGGCGGATTTCGAGGCCCAGGCCGATCCCGACAGTGACTATGACGGGTTGCAGGAACGGTATGCCAATGCGCAGGTGCGCAATTTCGATGGCAGTGCCGGAATTTCCGAAGCGGATGCGCTGATTGCCTATCTGCAGATGTTGGGCACGCTGGTCGACTTTTCGACCTTCACACCCGAAGCAAGCCGGTAA
- a CDS encoding cbb3-type cytochrome c oxidase subunit 3 has product METYSLLREFADSWMLLLLFTVFVGVVIWVFRPGSTATYKDTANIPFRHEDKPATSKEKEARP; this is encoded by the coding sequence ATGGAAACCTATTCTCTGTTACGCGAATTCGCCGATAGCTGGATGCTTTTGCTGTTGTTCACCGTTTTTGTCGGGGTTGTTATTTGGGTGTTCCGCCCGGGCAGCACCGCCACGTACAAGGACACGGCCAACATCCCCTTCCGTCATGAAGATAAACCCGCCACATCCAAAGAAAAGGAGGCGCGGCCATGA
- the ccoP gene encoding cytochrome-c oxidase, cbb3-type subunit III, which yields MSKPSKKFDDDPDTTGHTWDGIEEFDNPMPRWWLWTFYATIIWGIAYTIAYPAWPMVSKATAGVLGYSTRAEVAKDIAAVTEANEAINTQLASVDIADIPGNPELENYAIQAGGAVFRTWCAQCHGSGGAGVQASGYPNLLDDEWLWGGDIEAITTTIRHGIRNEDDDDARWSEMPAFGDILEPEEIEQVVNFVTSISGGTPMDASMVEAGAVIYEDNCSSCHGENGMGDREQGAPNLTDAIWLYGGDHDTLVETVAYSRFGVMPPWSDRLSEAQIRAVATYVHSRGGGE from the coding sequence ATGAGTAAACCATCCAAAAAGTTCGACGACGATCCGGACACCACAGGTCACACTTGGGACGGGATCGAAGAATTCGACAATCCAATGCCGCGCTGGTGGCTGTGGACCTTCTATGCCACGATCATCTGGGGCATCGCATACACCATCGCCTATCCGGCATGGCCGATGGTGTCCAAGGCAACGGCAGGCGTTCTGGGTTATTCCACCCGCGCCGAAGTGGCCAAGGACATCGCAGCGGTGACCGAAGCGAACGAGGCGATCAACACGCAGCTTGCCAGCGTTGATATTGCCGACATTCCCGGCAATCCGGAACTGGAAAACTATGCGATCCAGGCCGGTGGCGCGGTCTTCCGCACGTGGTGCGCACAGTGCCACGGATCGGGCGGCGCAGGGGTTCAGGCATCGGGCTATCCCAACCTGCTGGATGATGAATGGCTTTGGGGTGGCGATATCGAAGCCATCACCACCACGATCCGTCACGGTATCCGCAACGAGGATGACGACGATGCACGCTGGTCGGAAATGCCTGCTTTTGGCGACATTCTGGAGCCTGAAGAGATCGAACAGGTGGTTAACTTTGTGACGTCCATTTCCGGCGGAACGCCGATGGATGCCAGCATGGTCGAAGCCGGCGCTGTGATTTACGAGGACAATTGTTCGTCGTGCCACGGTGAAAACGGCATGGGCGACCGCGAACAGGGCGCGCCCAACCTGACCGACGCCATCTGGCTTTATGGCGGCGATCACGACACGCTGGTTGAAACCGTCGCCTATAGCCGGTTCGGCGTGATGCCGCCCTGGTCGGATCGTCTGAGCGAGGCGCAGATCCGCGCTGTGGCAACCTATGTACACTCTCGCGGGGGCGGCGAATAA
- a CDS encoding DUF6552 family protein, protein MQARAVLAWPGPGRAAFTHYLKWAASVVQIMGYSATAFGWTPMNIYLFVVGLVGWLSVGILWRDRAIILIHVVALAAMLIGLAGS, encoded by the coding sequence ATGCAGGCGCGCGCGGTTCTCGCGTGGCCCGGCCCGGGCCGCGCGGCATTTACCCATTATCTGAAATGGGCGGCCTCTGTCGTTCAGATCATGGGGTACTCCGCCACCGCGTTCGGATGGACCCCGATGAACATCTATCTGTTCGTCGTTGGTCTGGTCGGATGGCTTTCGGTCGGGATCCTGTGGCGGGATCGCGCGATCATCCTGATCCATGTTGTCGCGCTGGCGGCGATGCTGATCGGGCTGGCGGGATCATAA
- a CDS encoding LysR family transcriptional regulator, with protein sequence MNWREMPPLSGLRAFAAYAEAGNITAAGDALNVSHAAISQQLRNLETHLGATLLDRSGRALAMTAQGQQLADALALGFGAIESALRDITQADQARPVHISSTPMLTSAWLLPRLSEFRAAHPDIDLMLNPSSKLVTLEPGGIDVALRYGAGTWAGLDSVPLFDSPMVIVAAESLIAGREINYPADLAAFPWLDEYGISESSRWLESHGISPDAIKGRIQLPGNFMLDGARDGQGVIVTVQKFVQNDLDAGRLRVLFQGRSGGGYHIVTRPGVLRPAVKTFVTWLRRQVAETG encoded by the coding sequence ATGAACTGGCGTGAAATGCCACCCCTTTCAGGTTTGCGTGCCTTTGCAGCTTATGCCGAGGCCGGAAACATTACGGCGGCAGGTGATGCACTGAATGTAAGCCATGCTGCTATCAGCCAGCAATTGCGCAATCTGGAAACCCATCTGGGTGCCACGTTGCTGGATCGTTCGGGGCGGGCGCTGGCGATGACGGCGCAGGGGCAGCAGCTGGCCGATGCGCTTGCGTTGGGCTTTGGGGCCATCGAAAGCGCGCTGCGCGACATCACACAGGCTGATCAGGCCCGCCCTGTTCATATCTCTTCGACACCTATGCTGACATCGGCGTGGCTGCTGCCACGCCTATCCGAATTCCGCGCCGCCCATCCTGATATCGATCTGATGCTGAACCCGTCCTCAAAGCTTGTGACGCTGGAACCGGGCGGCATTGATGTGGCGTTGCGCTACGGGGCAGGCACATGGGCGGGGCTCGATTCTGTTCCGCTGTTTGATTCCCCCATGGTGATCGTTGCCGCAGAAAGCCTGATCGCCGGACGCGAGATCAATTACCCTGCGGATCTGGCCGCGTTTCCATGGCTGGACGAATACGGCATTTCCGAAAGCAGCCGCTGGCTGGAATCGCACGGCATATCACCCGACGCGATCAAGGGGCGCATCCAGTTGCCGGGCAATTTCATGCTGGATGGTGCGCGCGACGGGCAGGGGGTGATCGTGACGGTGCAGAAATTCGTGCAGAACGATCTGGACGCGGGGCGTTTGCGGGTCTTGTTTCAGGGCCGTTCCGGCGGCGGATACCATATCGTCACCCGCCCCGGTGTGCTGCGCCCTGCCGTAAAAACCTTTGTAACTTGGCTGCGCCGCCAGGTTGCGGAAACGGGCTAG
- the ccoG gene encoding cytochrome c oxidase accessory protein CcoG — MSSTDPAPSLYAAREPIFPKRVSGNFRNLKWVIMAVTLGIYYITPWIRWDRGATLPDQAVLLDMANRRFYFFWIEIWPHEFYFVAGLLIMAGLGLFLFTSALGRVWCGYACPQTVWTDLFMLVERWIEGDRNARLRLHRQKKMDFRKFRLNMTKWIAWLLIAVATGGAWVFYFADAPTLFVDLFTLNAHPIAYTTVAFLTATTFFFGGFAREQICIYACPWPRIQAAMMDEDTLVVGYRPWRGEPRKHSEEVKAGAPQGDCIDCMACVNVCPVGIDIRDGQQLECITCALCIDACDEIMEKTGKPRGLIDYMALSDEPREREGQPPKNIWKHILRPRTIMYTSLWSIVGFALVFALFIRQDIEMTVAPVRNPTFVTLSDGSIRNTYDVRILNKSGTSSQYSIFVKGDPTLRVQLEGTPYGSVEVAADTQKLQRVYVISPSGSVPTTSDRTEFRFWVEDLGNGDRAYADSVFNGQARN; from the coding sequence GTGAGCAGTACCGACCCCGCCCCCAGCCTTTACGCCGCCCGCGAACCAATTTTTCCAAAGCGGGTTTCGGGCAACTTTCGCAATCTGAAATGGGTGATCATGGCGGTTACTCTGGGCATTTATTACATCACCCCGTGGATTCGCTGGGACAGGGGTGCAACCCTGCCCGATCAGGCGGTTCTGCTGGATATGGCAAACCGCCGGTTCTATTTTTTCTGGATCGAGATCTGGCCGCATGAATTCTATTTCGTCGCCGGCCTTCTGATCATGGCCGGTCTGGGCCTGTTCCTGTTCACATCCGCGCTGGGCCGCGTCTGGTGCGGCTATGCCTGCCCGCAAACGGTGTGGACCGACCTGTTCATGCTGGTCGAACGCTGGATCGAAGGCGACCGCAACGCGCGCCTGCGCCTGCACCGTCAGAAAAAGATGGATTTCCGCAAGTTCCGCCTGAACATGACCAAGTGGATCGCGTGGCTGTTGATTGCGGTTGCGACGGGTGGGGCGTGGGTGTTCTATTTCGCCGACGCGCCCACCCTGTTTGTAGACCTGTTCACGCTGAACGCGCACCCGATTGCCTACACAACCGTGGCATTCCTGACCGCGACAACCTTTTTCTTTGGCGGTTTTGCGCGCGAACAAATCTGTATCTATGCCTGCCCGTGGCCGCGTATTCAGGCAGCGATGATGGACGAAGACACACTTGTCGTGGGCTATCGTCCGTGGCGCGGAGAACCGCGCAAGCATTCCGAAGAGGTCAAGGCCGGCGCGCCGCAGGGGGACTGCATTGACTGCATGGCCTGCGTCAACGTCTGCCCCGTGGGAATCGATATTCGCGACGGTCAGCAGCTAGAGTGTATCACCTGCGCACTGTGCATTGATGCCTGTGACGAAATCATGGAAAAAACCGGCAAGCCGCGCGGCCTGATCGATTACATGGCGCTTAGCGATGAACCGCGCGAACGCGAAGGCCAGCCGCCCAAGAATATCTGGAAACACATCCTACGCCCGCGCACGATCATGTATACCAGCCTCTGGTCGATCGTCGGCTTTGCGTTGGTGTTTGCGCTGTTTATCCGTCAGGATATCGAAATGACAGTGGCCCCCGTACGCAACCCCACCTTTGTGACCCTGTCTGACGGGTCGATCCGCAACACATATGATGTGCGGATTCTGAACAAAAGCGGGACCAGCAGCCAGTACAGTATATTCGTCAAGGGCGACCCCACGTTGCGCGTTCAGCTGGAAGGCACACCTTACGGGTCGGTCGAAGTGGCTGCCGATACACAGAAATTGCAGCGGGTCTATGTGATTTCACCTTCCGGATCGGTACCGACAACATCGGACAGAACCGAATTCCGGTTCTGGGTCGAGGATCTGGGCAACGGGGATCGGGCCTATGCCGATTCCGTCTTTAACGGACAAGCGAGAAACTGA
- a CDS encoding FixH family protein encodes MTREFTGRHMAIVVVSAFTVIILVNLALAYSAVKTFPGLEVKNSYVASQNFDERRDAQTALGWDVRADAVGGLVILAITDASGAPVQVQSLEAVLGRATHVKDDVSPAFEFDGTAYVAPVELGAGNWNIRMTAMAPDGTPFSQRVVLHVKR; translated from the coding sequence ATGACACGTGAATTCACCGGTCGCCATATGGCCATTGTCGTCGTCTCGGCCTTTACCGTGATCATACTGGTCAACCTCGCACTGGCCTACAGCGCGGTCAAAACCTTTCCCGGGCTCGAGGTCAAAAACTCTTACGTTGCCAGCCAGAATTTCGATGAACGCCGCGATGCGCAAACCGCGCTGGGCTGGGATGTGCGTGCCGATGCCGTCGGCGGGCTGGTTATTCTTGCGATCACCGATGCGTCCGGCGCGCCAGTTCAAGTACAATCGCTTGAGGCGGTTCTGGGTCGCGCCACCCATGTGAAAGACGATGTCTCGCCGGCATTTGAATTTGACGGCACCGCCTATGTTGCGCCGGTCGAACTGGGGGCTGGAAACTGGAACATCCGCATGACAGCAATGGCGCCGGACGGCACGCCGTTTTCGCAGCGCGTTGTCCTGCATGTGAAACGCTAG